In one window of Maribacter dokdonensis DSW-8 DNA:
- a CDS encoding VCBS repeat-containing protein: MTKNLIFYILIIFLLHQSCTEKVKKDETSSIINKIEEPTLFTLLSEHETKVTFQNTLKEGLNANVLVYEYLYNGGGVATGDFNNDGLQDLYFTSNMGENKFYLNEGNFTFKDVTTISKVAGRPGPWKTGITSADVNGDGKLDLYLCYSGALPDAKRKNQLFINQGNDANNVPIFKEQAEEYGLASAAFSNQGYFFDYDKDGDLDMLLLNHNPKSLPVLNEVSTKQFLKKDDPYQGIRLFEQKNEKFYDITQKAGISGSALTYGLGIGISDINNDGWQDFYVSNDYTVPDYLYINNKNGTFTDQLGDQMGHTSHFSMGNNVADINNDGLQDIFTLDMLPKDNKRQKLLLSPDNYEKFDLNIRSGFHHQYMRNMLQLNNGDNSFSEVGQLAGISNTDWSWAPLFADFDNDGFKDLFITNGYFRDYTNLDFINYMDSFVQSKGRLQRQDVLELIKEMPASNLTNFYYTNKDGVHFNDQSQEAGIAQPANSNGAIYTDLDNDGDLDLVINNINKPAFIYRNDTQKGNGNFLNIQLKGNQKNTHGIGSKISIYAKGKTQVLEQMPTRGYLSTVSSILHFGLGDITTVDSLKVTWNSGKTETIEALSANRTIELNESNAQTLELAQKKSKTLFSTVRNSVNFEHKPSSVNDFKRQSLLIKQLSHSSPPIAKADLNNDGLEDIVIGGGVDQPTAIYLQTNNKNFNQKPNADFDLDKAHFDTDIAVLDVNNDGHLDIYMASGGYHNLTANDPLLQDRLYLGNGKGNFKKAHNSLPQMTISTGSISFSDINNDSHLDIFIGGYNVPGRFPEIPRSYILINDGKGSYVDKTNEIQPNLQYPGMVTDATWADMDGDTIEDLIIVGEWMPITIFLTKNGKLINGTDQFFESDLNGFWSSVLVEDLNKDGKQDIIAGNIGTNTQFTIDKDTPAELYYSDFDNNGSIDPILNFYIDGNSYPYVTRDELLGQLSSKRQKFNSYEKYADAQITDIFNDTELKKVKKLTATHQETSLFLSTTDKKYTKVQLPLQAQFSPVSEIIAEDFNQDGNLDLLLLGNNDYYKLRIGKFDANYGTLLLGDENANYKYISQSKSGLSIKGSNTRGIIIDDKLILTNYGKSIQTYQLTK; this comes from the coding sequence ATGACAAAAAATCTAATCTTCTATATTCTTATAATTTTCTTATTACATCAAAGCTGTACAGAGAAAGTTAAAAAAGATGAAACCTCTTCAATAATTAACAAGATTGAAGAACCAACCCTATTCACTCTTTTATCCGAACATGAAACGAAAGTAACTTTTCAAAACACCTTAAAGGAAGGGTTAAATGCCAACGTATTGGTTTACGAATACCTCTATAACGGCGGTGGTGTAGCTACAGGGGATTTTAATAACGATGGTCTTCAAGACTTATATTTCACTTCTAACATGGGTGAAAATAAATTCTATTTAAATGAAGGCAATTTCACATTTAAAGATGTTACTACAATTTCTAAAGTCGCCGGTAGACCTGGACCTTGGAAAACAGGCATAACCTCTGCAGATGTAAACGGAGATGGTAAATTAGATCTGTATCTATGTTATTCAGGGGCCTTACCAGATGCAAAGCGTAAAAATCAACTTTTCATCAATCAAGGGAATGATGCCAACAACGTACCAATTTTCAAAGAACAAGCGGAAGAATATGGTTTGGCCAGCGCTGCTTTTAGCAATCAAGGATATTTCTTTGACTATGATAAAGACGGTGATCTAGATATGCTTTTACTAAACCACAATCCAAAATCTTTACCTGTTTTAAATGAAGTAAGCACTAAACAGTTTTTAAAAAAAGATGACCCTTATCAAGGTATTAGGTTGTTTGAGCAAAAAAATGAGAAATTTTATGATATAACCCAAAAAGCAGGTATTAGTGGTTCTGCATTAACCTATGGATTAGGTATAGGTATTAGTGACATTAACAATGACGGTTGGCAAGACTTCTATGTTTCTAATGATTATACTGTACCAGATTATCTCTATATTAATAATAAAAATGGCACATTTACAGACCAACTAGGTGATCAAATGGGACATACAAGTCATTTTTCTATGGGCAATAATGTAGCCGATATCAATAATGATGGCTTGCAGGATATTTTCACTTTAGACATGTTGCCTAAAGATAATAAGCGCCAAAAATTACTTTTATCGCCAGATAATTATGAAAAGTTTGATCTAAATATTAGAAGTGGTTTTCATCATCAATATATGCGCAATATGCTTCAGTTGAACAATGGCGACAATTCATTTAGTGAAGTAGGTCAACTAGCCGGTATCTCAAATACAGATTGGAGCTGGGCTCCACTTTTTGCTGATTTTGACAATGATGGTTTTAAAGATCTATTCATTACCAACGGATATTTTAGGGATTACACCAATTTGGATTTCATCAATTACATGGACAGTTTCGTACAATCTAAAGGCAGACTACAACGGCAAGATGTTTTAGAACTTATAAAAGAAATGCCAGCATCTAACCTGACCAATTTCTATTATACCAATAAAGATGGCGTCCACTTCAATGATCAATCTCAAGAAGCAGGTATAGCCCAACCTGCCAACAGCAATGGTGCCATATATACTGATTTAGATAATGATGGTGATCTAGACCTCGTTATTAATAACATTAACAAACCGGCATTTATTTATAGGAATGACACCCAAAAAGGCAATGGCAATTTCTTAAACATTCAGTTAAAAGGAAACCAAAAAAACACACATGGTATTGGATCAAAAATCAGTATCTACGCCAAAGGAAAAACCCAAGTACTTGAGCAAATGCCAACCAGGGGATATCTTTCGACCGTATCATCGATTTTACATTTTGGATTAGGCGACATAACTACCGTAGATTCTTTAAAAGTAACTTGGAACTCTGGAAAAACGGAGACTATTGAAGCACTTTCAGCGAATAGAACAATTGAGCTGAATGAATCCAATGCCCAAACCTTGGAATTGGCTCAAAAGAAAAGTAAAACGTTGTTTTCAACTGTACGCAATTCCGTTAATTTTGAGCACAAACCATCTTCTGTAAATGATTTTAAACGACAGTCGCTCTTAATAAAACAATTATCTCATAGTAGTCCTCCTATTGCTAAAGCAGATTTAAACAATGATGGGTTAGAAGATATTGTCATTGGTGGCGGCGTTGATCAACCTACCGCCATATATCTTCAAACTAACAATAAAAATTTCAATCAAAAACCAAACGCAGATTTTGACCTAGACAAGGCTCATTTTGATACTGATATTGCAGTACTTGATGTTAATAATGATGGTCATCTAGATATTTATATGGCGAGTGGCGGATATCATAACCTAACCGCTAATGATCCTCTATTACAGGACAGGCTCTATTTGGGCAATGGGAAAGGGAATTTTAAAAAGGCTCATAATTCATTACCACAAATGACCATAAGCACCGGATCGATTTCATTTTCAGATATAAACAATGATTCGCACTTAGATATATTTATCGGTGGTTATAATGTTCCTGGTCGCTTTCCTGAAATACCAAGAAGTTATATTCTTATCAATGACGGTAAAGGAAGTTATGTAGACAAGACCAATGAAATTCAACCCAACTTACAATATCCTGGTATGGTTACCGATGCCACTTGGGCAGACATGGATGGTGACACTATAGAAGATTTAATTATAGTTGGTGAATGGATGCCCATAACTATTTTCTTGACTAAAAATGGCAAATTGATCAATGGAACAGACCAGTTTTTTGAAAGTGATTTAAATGGGTTCTGGAGCAGCGTTCTTGTTGAAGATTTAAATAAAGACGGCAAACAAGATATTATTGCAGGAAATATTGGTACCAATACACAATTCACAATAGACAAAGACACTCCGGCTGAATTGTATTATTCCGATTTTGATAATAACGGTTCTATTGATCCCATTCTAAATTTTTACATTGACGGTAATAGTTATCCATATGTTACCAGAGATGAACTGTTAGGACAACTATCGAGCAAAAGACAGAAATTTAACAGTTATGAAAAATACGCTGATGCGCAGATAACAGACATTTTTAATGATACTGAATTGAAAAAGGTGAAAAAATTAACTGCAACACACCAAGAAACATCCCTATTTTTAAGCACAACAGATAAAAAGTATACAAAAGTTCAATTGCCATTACAAGCTCAATTTTCCCCGGTTTCAGAAATTATTGCGGAAGATTTTAATCAAGATGGTAATTTAGACCTGCTACTTCTTGGCAACAATGATTATTATAAGTTACGTATAGGTAAATTCGATGCCAACTATGGTACATTACTTTTAGGTGATGAAAATGCCAATTATAAGTACATTTCCCAATCTAAATCTGGTCTATCCATAAAAGGAAGTAATACCAGAGGTATTATCATTGACGATAAACTAATACTTACCAACTACGGCAAGTCAATACAAACATATCAACTAACAAAATAG
- a CDS encoding phosphatase PAP2 family protein encodes MTIYNKNILGSTLLLSLLLMITACSTEEQPNMSEKDVATEWANMTLYITQYTPSNSPTFASRAFGYTGLTMYESIVPGYKEYSTMNNQVTGLTMLPTIDTDKEYNWILSLNAGQSEILKNIYVQTSDENIQKIDSLEQVVYNQFKTSVAPETVKRSIEYGKSVAKVIFEWSKTDGGHRGYLYNFDKSMVHPDRPGAWKPPLFAQSFSHHPLHPHWGENRTFAPINKTIEDPQMIPYDTLPGSAYYQQFENVYLKDLELTQLEKEAAIWWGDDPDVSFTPPGHSYYFATLAVDGHDLSLIESTQVYAQVGMAVADAFINCWKWKYLFFTERPNTFIPKYIDEEWESFWPDPPFPSFPSGHAIQAAAAATILEHNFGKEFTFTDRAHEGRERDELKETDFVVRSFDTFWEAAQETADSRFYGGIHTQLDNEVGLEKGVEIAKNVYTLQWKNTNEK; translated from the coding sequence ATGACCATTTATAATAAAAACATACTTGGCAGTACGCTCTTACTATCACTACTTTTAATGATTACAGCTTGTTCTACAGAAGAACAACCAAATATGAGTGAAAAAGATGTTGCTACGGAATGGGCCAACATGACTTTGTACATTACACAATATACCCCATCTAACTCCCCTACATTTGCCTCAAGAGCATTTGGTTACACCGGTTTAACCATGTATGAATCTATAGTACCAGGTTATAAAGAATATAGTACAATGAACAATCAGGTTACTGGTCTAACCATGTTACCAACAATAGATACGGACAAAGAATATAATTGGATACTATCTCTTAATGCAGGTCAGTCAGAAATATTGAAGAATATTTATGTTCAAACATCAGATGAAAATATCCAAAAAATAGATTCCCTTGAACAGGTTGTTTACAATCAATTTAAAACAAGTGTTGCTCCAGAAACGGTGAAGCGCTCTATAGAATATGGTAAATCTGTTGCAAAAGTAATTTTTGAATGGAGTAAAACAGATGGAGGTCATAGAGGATACTTATACAATTTTGACAAATCTATGGTTCATCCAGACAGACCGGGAGCATGGAAACCACCATTGTTCGCACAGTCTTTTAGCCATCATCCATTACACCCACATTGGGGCGAAAATAGAACCTTTGCTCCTATCAATAAAACAATTGAGGATCCACAAATGATACCTTATGACACACTTCCAGGGTCTGCCTACTACCAACAATTTGAAAATGTTTATCTAAAAGATTTAGAATTGACCCAATTAGAAAAGGAAGCTGCCATTTGGTGGGGAGATGACCCTGATGTTAGCTTTACACCGCCTGGTCACTCGTACTATTTTGCTACGTTGGCAGTAGATGGGCATGACCTTTCACTTATAGAAAGCACCCAAGTGTATGCCCAAGTAGGCATGGCGGTGGCAGACGCTTTTATTAATTGTTGGAAATGGAAATATCTTTTCTTTACGGAAAGACCTAATACCTTTATCCCAAAGTACATTGATGAAGAATGGGAATCTTTTTGGCCAGACCCGCCATTTCCTTCATTTCCATCTGGACATGCAATACAAGCCGCCGCTGCCGCAACTATATTAGAACATAATTTTGGCAAGGAATTCACTTTTACCGATAGGGCACACGAAGGAAGAGAACGAGATGAGTTAAAAGAAACCGATTTTGTCGTTCGTTCTTTTGACACCTTTTGGGAAGCTGCACAAGAAACTGCTGATTCTAGATTTTACGGCGGTATACATACTCAACTTGACAACGAGGTAGGATTAGAAAAAGGAGTGGAAATCGCAAAAAATGTTTACACCCTTCAATGGAAGAATACAAATGAAAAATAA
- a CDS encoding CRTAC1 family protein, whose amino-acid sequence MFTPFNGRIQMKNNTTITHTYFLAVLFFCGCLINAQETFVDVTEHAGIEHQYEVYEGTFGGGVTVFDFNNDGFEDLYITSGIQADRLYLNKGNGTFEDVFKGSGLEVTNEYVTQGVVSADINKDGFRDLFITTITTTDGKNVIPRAKNLLFLNNGNATFTDVTKAYGLEEFNSFSTGPSFGDIDADGYPDLFVGNYFQEFTGKLGIIKDATIVSANQTARSYLLKNNEGKSFKNVYDDYGLGHKGFGFGGVFTDFDNDQDQDLLVNQDFGYKAVPNFLYQNEYPNDRFEDVSQQTKMDLKINAMGAAVGDYNGDGWMDYYVTNIKFNMLMENQGNGNPFVDKAKELGTYNLAISWGANFADFDHDEDLDLFVSNGDLNPNCTPMGNFYFENNANTYTEKGRELAINDYGIGRGSVIFDMDNDGDMDLLVVNQKPILNYPIASTTRLFRNDIARGNWLKIALKGVQAESNGIGSRVTVIANGKKFIREIDGGGSSHISQNSVIAHVGLGTTTKIDSVIVNWSGGNNQIITNIKANQLLEIVETAQPKKPLFNFWYFIGALFLIITVLYLYRNKRS is encoded by the coding sequence ATGTTTACACCCTTCAATGGAAGAATACAAATGAAAAATAACACCACTATAACGCACACATATTTTTTGGCAGTACTTTTTTTCTGCGGATGCCTAATTAACGCACAAGAAACTTTTGTTGATGTTACAGAGCATGCAGGTATTGAACACCAATACGAAGTATATGAAGGAACATTTGGTGGCGGTGTAACCGTTTTCGACTTTAATAACGATGGCTTTGAAGATCTTTATATCACTAGCGGTATACAAGCGGACAGATTATATCTAAATAAAGGAAATGGTACGTTTGAAGACGTTTTTAAAGGCTCTGGTCTAGAGGTTACCAATGAGTATGTTACCCAAGGTGTGGTCAGTGCAGACATCAATAAAGATGGGTTTAGAGATTTGTTCATTACAACAATCACAACTACCGATGGTAAAAATGTAATACCTAGGGCAAAAAATCTATTGTTTCTAAATAATGGAAATGCCACGTTTACCGACGTTACAAAAGCATATGGTTTAGAAGAATTCAACTCTTTTAGTACAGGTCCAAGTTTTGGAGACATAGATGCCGACGGATACCCAGATCTTTTTGTTGGCAATTACTTCCAAGAATTTACCGGAAAACTAGGTATTATAAAAGACGCAACTATAGTTAGTGCAAACCAAACCGCAAGAAGTTATTTACTAAAAAACAATGAAGGTAAAAGCTTTAAAAATGTGTATGATGACTATGGCTTAGGTCATAAAGGTTTTGGGTTTGGTGGTGTTTTCACCGACTTCGACAATGATCAAGACCAAGACTTATTGGTGAACCAAGATTTTGGTTACAAAGCAGTGCCCAACTTCCTGTACCAAAATGAATATCCTAATGATCGCTTTGAGGACGTAAGCCAGCAAACCAAAATGGATTTAAAGATCAACGCTATGGGAGCGGCTGTTGGTGATTACAATGGGGATGGATGGATGGACTATTATGTTACCAACATTAAATTCAATATGCTTATGGAAAACCAAGGCAATGGTAATCCGTTTGTAGATAAGGCTAAAGAATTGGGCACCTACAATTTAGCCATAAGCTGGGGCGCCAATTTTGCCGATTTTGATCATGATGAAGATTTAGACCTTTTTGTTTCCAATGGCGATTTAAACCCCAACTGCACCCCAATGGGCAATTTCTATTTTGAGAACAATGCCAATACGTATACCGAAAAGGGACGTGAACTTGCTATTAACGATTATGGTATTGGTAGAGGTTCGGTAATTTTTGATATGGACAATGATGGAGACATGGATTTACTGGTCGTAAATCAAAAACCTATTCTAAACTATCCTATTGCGTCAACCACCCGCTTATTTAGAAACGACATTGCAAGAGGAAATTGGTTAAAAATAGCTTTAAAGGGCGTACAAGCAGAAAGCAATGGTATTGGTTCTAGGGTAACGGTAATTGCGAACGGTAAAAAATTCATTAGGGAAATAGATGGTGGTGGGTCTAGTCATATTTCTCAAAACTCGGTCATTGCACATGTTGGCCTGGGTACAACTACCAAAATAGATTCCGTCATAGTAAACTGGTCTGGTGGCAACAATCAAATTATTACCAATATTAAAGCCAATCAATTATTAGAAATTGTAGAAACAGCCCAACCCAAAAAGCCCTTATTCAATTTTTGGTACTTCATTGGTGCTCTATTTTTAATAATTACAGTCCTATATCTATACCGCAACAAGAGAAGTTAA